A genomic region of Pyrus communis chromosome 14, drPyrComm1.1, whole genome shotgun sequence contains the following coding sequences:
- the LOC137715198 gene encoding homogentisate 1,2-dioxygenase, producing the protein MEHQQSDIKSNGSLSSTSSSFSDLQYQSGFHNHFSSEALPGALPHGQSSPLLCPYGLYAEQISGTSFTSPRKLNLRSWLYRVKPSVTHEPFRPLEPSHRKLVSEFTQANSSTTPTQLRWKPVDVPESPTDFVEGLFTVCGAGSSFLRHGFAIHMYTANKSMDNCAFCNADGDFLIVPQTGRLWITTECGKLQISPGEIAVLPQGFRFAVDLPDGPSRGYVAEVFGTHFQLPDLGPIGANGLAAPRDFLVPTAWFEESSRPGYIIIQKFGGELFTAKQDFSPFNVVAWHGNYAPYKYDLTTFCPFNTVLFDHGDPSVNTVLTAPTDKPGVALLDFVIFPPRWLVAEHTFRPPYYHRNCMSEFMGLIYGEYEAKADGFLPGGASLHSCMTPHGPDTKTYEATLARGNEAGPFRITDTLAFMFESCLIPRVCTWALESPLIVHDYYQCWTGLKSHFTRGRVNAEDGDVQNGKED; encoded by the exons ATGGAGCATCAGCAATCGGACATCAAAAGCAACGGCTCTttatcctccacctcctcctccttctctgaCCTCCAGTACCAATCGGGCTTCCACAACCACTTCTCCTCCGAAGCTCTCCCCGGAGCTCTCCCCCACGGACAGAGCAGCCCCCTTCTCTGCCCGTACGGCCTCTACGCTGAACAAATCTCCGGCACCTCCTTCACCTCCCCTCGCAAGCTCAACCTCCGATCATGGCTCTACCGCGTCAAGCCCTCCGTCACCCACGAGCCCTTCAGGCCGCTCGAGCCGAGCCACAGAAAGCTCGTCTCCGAGTTCACCCAGGCGAACAGCTCCACCACGCCGACTCAGCTCCGGTGGAAGCCCGTCGATGTACCCGAGTCCCCCACCGACTTTGTTGAAGGGTTGTTCACCGTGTGTGGCGCCGGGAGCTCGTTCCTCCGCCACGGTTTTGCTATTCACAT GTACACTGCCAACAAATCAATGGATAATTGTGCGTTTTGCAACGCGGATGGCGATTTCTTGATCGTTCCCCAGACTGGAA GGCTCTGGATCACTACCGAATGCGGAAAGTTGCAAATTTCTCCTGGTGAAATTGCTGTATTACCTCAAGGATTTCGTTTTGCGGTTGATCTGCCTGATGGCCCTTCGCGTGGTTATGTGGCCGAGGTTTTTGGCACCCATTTTCAACTCCCTGATCTTGGACCAATTG GTGCGAATGGTCTCGCTGCTCCAAGGGATTTTCTTGTTCCCACTGCGTGGTTCGAAGAGAGTTCCCGACCTGGCTACATCATTATACAGAAATTTGGTGGTGAACTCTTTACTGCAAAGCAAGATTTCTCTCCCTTCAATGTAGTTGCTTGGCATGGCAATTATGCTCCATATAAG TATGATCTGACTACGTTCTGCCCCTTTAACACTGTTTTATTTGATCATGGTGATCCATCGGTGAATACAG TTTTGACAGCGCCAACTGATAAACCTGGTGTTGCATTACTTGATTTTGTCATTTTCCCTCCGCGATGGTTGGTTGCTGAGCATACATTCCGACCTCCATACTATCATCGTAATTGTATGAGTGAGTTTATGGGTCTCATCTACGGTGAATATGAG GCAAAAGCCGATGGTTTTCTTCCTGGTGGTGCAAGCCTTCATAGCTGCATGACTCCCCATGGTCCTGATACCAAAACATATGAG GCTACCCTTGCGCGTGGAAATGAGGCAGGACCATTCAGAATCACTGATACTTTGGCTTTTATGTTTGAATCGTGTTTAATCCCCAGAGTATGCACATGGGCTCTTGAGTCTCCTCTCATCGTTCATGATTATTACCAGTGCTGGACTGGACTGAAATCACATTTCACACGTGGAAGGGTGAATGCTGAAGACGGAGATGTCCAGAATGGGAAGGAGGATTAA
- the LOC137715199 gene encoding basic leucine zipper 34-like, whose translation MAQLPPKIPSMTQNWPSFPHQRLPAMANFIPTTTTTTSAAAVQPSSNQPNQQQQQQSSSYNWIDEFLDFSSARRGAHRRSASDSIAFLESPLILEEECRNPTATMMHHHGSTNNLGFDRLDDEQLMSMFSDDMSVTVPPTVSSSSPSTPSDQNSNNDENNINNENNNNKKPLMVHLDQQQPKTEPGEVESSSCEADANAQSHPPPPTSPADPKRVKRILANRQSAQRSRVRKLQYISELERSVTTLQSEVSALSPRVAFLDHQRLILNVDNSALKQRIAALAQDKLFKDAHQEVLKREIERLRQVYHHQTLKNMGNQGNQNAQQHQKQQQQQQQQSNPDIMVCTDHNEQQILN comes from the exons ATGGCACAATTACCTCCTAAAATACCAAGCATGACACAGAATTGGCCATCCTTCCCTCACCAAAGGCTACCCGCCATGGCCAATTTcatccccaccaccaccacaaccacttCTGCCGCCGCCGTCCAACCCTCTTCCAACCAACcgaaccaacaacaacaacaacaatcctCGTCATACAATTGGATCGACGAGTTCCTCGACTTCTCCTCCGCCAGGCGCGGGGCGCACCGGAGGTCGGCGAGCGACTCCATTGCCTTCTTAGAGTCCCCGCTTATACTAGAAGAGGAATGCAGGAACCCCACCGCCACCATGATGCATCATCACGGATCGACCAACAACCTCGGCTTCGACAGGCTAGACGACGAGCAGCTCATGTCCATGTTCTCTGACGACATGTCGGTGACCGTGCCGCCTACCGTCTCGTCTTCCAGCCCGTCCACGCCGTCCGACCAGAACAGCAATAACGACGAAAACAATATTaacaatgaaaataataataacaagaaGCCATTGATGGTTCATCTGGACCAGCAGCAGCCGAAAACTGAGCCCGGAGAGGTTGAAAGCTCGTCGTGCGAGGCTGACGCTAATGCTCAATCTCACCCGCCACCTCCAACCTCCCCGGCTGACCCCAAGAGGGTCAAAAG GATTTTGGCAAACCGGCAATCAGCACAGAGGTCGAGAGTGAGAAAGCTGCAATATATTTCAGAGCTTGAACGCAGCGTTACAACATTACAG TCGGAGGTATCGGCACTGTCACCAAGGGTTGCATTTCTAGACCACCAGAGGTTGATTCTAAACGTTGATAATAGTGCTCTCAAGCAACGGATTGCTGCTTTGGCTCAGGACAAGCTTTTCAAAGATG CTCATCAAGAGGTACTAAAGAGGGAAATAGAGAGGTTAAGGCAGGTCTATCACCACCAAACCCTAAAGAACATGGGCAATCAAGGAAACCAAAACGCACAGCAGCATCAAAAgcaacagcaacagcagcagcagcaatcaAACCCAGACATCATGGTCTGTACGGATCACAATGAGCagcaaattctcaattga
- the LOC137714931 gene encoding glutamate receptor 2.8-like: protein MSKFALLFYFLITVSVREGITTFGNANTIENEPGMGLGAIIDNSSRIGKEERVAIQMALDDHFDSTGNQRLVLHVRNSQREPLQAALAAKFLIDEQKVQAIIGPHTWEETSLVAKVGSETHTTIVSLAEANPMWATEVWPFLVQASRNRLKQMEAIAAIVQSWEWHQVTVIYQDRDSSANEVLPHLSDALRQVGAEIRHLVALPPFASSSLIEELEKIRRDQCRVFVVHLSAPLAVQLFRKAKEMEMMEKDYVWITTDPITSLVHSFNASTISTMQGIIGLKSYLPESGKQSKDFDHKFRKRFSSEHPEEGNNEPGIFAAQAYDAARAVALAVTESRKGRNLSAKLLQSDFHGLNGRIKFSDQKLAPQHVFQIINVNGKSYREVGYWSDGLGFSLTLGQRATNRSSMKYLGQVFWPGGPWLTPKGWTEPTTKANVLRIGVPTGSTFKQYVNVKKDPLGHNLSFSGLAIDLFKATLKELPYPLPYEFFPFEGTYDSLVEQVHLHKFDAVVGDVSIVSHRYKHAEFTHPYTESGLIMIVPVRSITCSKAWLFVRPFTKAMWALIGAINVYNGFVVWLIERNYCPELKGSVLNQIGSLIWLSFTTLFSLHGDKLHSNLSRMTTVVWLFMALIITQTYTANFASMLTVQRLEPTVTDVDALLRTNAMVGHGRESFVSAYLREVLGFHPNNIMQYNSSEEYALALRSKVIAAAFLDAPLAKIFLGKYCKAFMAVGPTYKVGGFGFVFPKGSLLLPSVTEAMLKVTESGELRILENSMLASLKCVDAETDGAVDNPSLSPKSFWVLFILTGGTSTIALVVYSFRICKSMLEHKTNWKFILDVMKQWGSPNRRFSRRDSDINEESHAYPSYASAVQAQV from the exons atgtctaagtttgctcttcttttttatttcctgATCACAGTTTCAGTTAGGGAAGGAATTACAACATTTGGAAATGCCAATACAATAGAGAACGAACCCGGAATGGGACTAGGTGCTATTATCGACAACAGTTCTCGGATtggaaaagaagagagagtgGCAATTCAAATGGCATTGGATGATCATTTTGATTCCACTGGGAATCAGAGATTGGTTCTGCACGTAAGAAACTCTCAGAGGGAGCCCTTGCAGGCAGCACTTGCAG CTAAATTTCTTATAGATGAGCAAAAAGTGCAAGCTATTATAGGACCTCATACATGGGAAGAGACATCATTAGTAGCTAAGGTTGGCAGTGAGACTCATACCACAATTGTTTCCCTTGCTGAGGCTAATCCAATGTGGGCAACTGAGGTGTGGCCCTTTCTGGTTCAAGCTTCTCGTAACCGGTTGAAACAAATGGAAGCAATTGCCGCTATAGTTCAGTCTTGGGAATGGCATCAAGTCACTGTAATTTACCAAGATAGAGATTCTTCAGCCaatgaagtcttacctcatcTCTCTGATGCCTTGAGACAAGTTGGTGCAGAAATTAGGCACCTTGTAGCTCTCCCTCcttttgcttcttcttcattaattgaagagcttgagaaaatcCGAAGAGACCAGTGTAGAGTCTTTGTTGTACATTTGTCTGCGCCATTGGCAGTGCAACTATTCCGGAAGGCAAAAGAAATGGAGATGATGGAAAAGGATTATGTATGGATCACCACTGATCCTATTACAAGCCTTGTCCACTCCTTTAATGCCTCCACCATCTCAACAATGCAAGGGATCATCGGACTCAAGAGCTACCTCCCCGAAAGCGGGAAACAATCTAAGGACTTTGATCATAAGTTTCGTAAAAGGTTTAGCTCGGAACACCCTGAAGAGGGTAACAATGAACCTGGAATCTTTGCAGCACAGGCTTATGATGCTGCAAGGGCAGTGGCTTTAGCTGTGACAGAAAGCAGGAAAGGGAGGAACTTGTCAGCAAAACTTTTGCAAAGCGATTTTCATGGCTTAAATGGAAGAATTAAGTTCAGTGACCAAAAATTAGCTCCACAACATGTATTTCAAATCATCAATGTGAATGGAAAGAGTTACAGAGAAGTTGGATACTGGTCAGATGGATTAGGATTTTCACTGACTCTAGGTCAACGTGCTACTAACAGATCTTCTATGAAATATTTGGGGCAAGTGTTTTGGCCAGGGGGGCCTTGGTTGACTCCAAAAGGGTGGACTGAACCAACAACAAAGGCAAACGTGCTGAGAATTGGCGTGCCGACAGGATCAACATTTAAACAGTACGTAAATGTGAAGAAAGATCCATTGGGACATAACTTATCTTTCAGTGGACTTGCAATAGATCTCTTCAAAGCAACCCTAAAGGAGCTGCCTTACCCTTTGCCCTACGAGTTCTTTCCTTTCGAAGGAACATACGATTCTTTAGTGGAGCAAGTCCATTTGCAT AAATTTGATGCTGTAGTTGGTGATGTGTCAATAGTGTCCCACAGATATAAGCACGCAGAATTCACACATCCCTACACCGAATCAGGATTGATAATGATAGTTCCAGTCAGGTCCATAACATGTAGCAAAGCATGGTTATTTGTGAGACCTTTCACAAAAGCAATGTGGGCACTGATAGGAGCGATCAATGTCTACAATGGCTTTGTCGTGTGGCTGATAGAGCGAAACTATTGTCCTGAACTCAAAGGTTCTGTGCTAAATCAAATAGGAAGCTTGATTTGGCTATCCTTCACCACTCTCTTCTCCTTACACG GAGATAAGCTGCATAGCAATTTGTCTAGGATGACAACGGTGGTCTGGCTATTTATGGCGCTAATCATCACGCAGACATACACGGCTAACTTTGCCAGCATGCTCACCGTCCAGCGGCTTGAACCTACTGTAACAGATGTGGATGCGCTGCTGCGAACCAACGCCATGGTTGGTCATGGTAGGGAATCCTTTGTTTCAGCCTATTTAAGGGAAGTCTTGGGCTTCCACCCCAACAATATTATGCAGTATAACTCCTCAGAAGAATATGCCTTAGCGCTCAGAAGTAAAGTAATTGCTGCTGCCTTTCTTGATGCCCCTTTGGCAAAAATATTCCTTGGAAAATACTGCAAAGCCTTTATGGCAGTTGGACCGACTTACAAAGTTGGAGGATTTGGATTT GTATTTCCAAAAGGGTCTCTGTTGCTTCCTAGTGTAACAGAAGCAATGCTAAAGGTAACCGAAAGTGGTGAACTTCGGATTTTAGAGAACAGCATGCTGGCGTCTCTAAAGTGCGTTGATGCAGAAACAGATGGTGCTGTTGATAATCCTAGTCTAAGCCCCAAAAGCTTTTGGGTACTATTCATACTCACAGGAGGAACATCGACAATTGCTCTTGTGGTTTACAGTTTTCGCATTTGTAAATCAATGCTTGAACACAAAACCAACTGGAAGTTCATATTGGATGTAATGAAACAATGGGGAAGTCCAAACAGGAGGTTCTCAAGAAGAGACAGCGATATTAATGAAGAAAGCCATGCATATCCTTCATATGCATCTGCCGTGCAAGCTCAAGTCTAG